A section of the Dehalococcoidia bacterium genome encodes:
- a CDS encoding GNAT family N-acetyltransferase has protein sequence MSIQFRRADRRHAAAIAQVGQEIIAELGAQAAALLQPMTAEAVARRLAGYRGRGAMFLARDGRRPVAFAALEPDANDPDTSVLGVWVLKGYRRRGIGRELALMALEFARRKGYRRLRGTIPEGNEAALSFFGELGSLAQVVGGGMQYELPL, from the coding sequence ATGAGCATTCAGTTCCGACGGGCCGACCGGCGGCATGCCGCAGCCATCGCTCAGGTAGGGCAGGAGATCATCGCCGAGCTGGGCGCCCAGGCGGCCGCCCTCCTCCAGCCCATGACGGCCGAGGCGGTGGCGCGGCGCCTGGCAGGGTACCGCGGGCGAGGAGCCATGTTTCTCGCACGCGACGGCCGCCGCCCGGTGGCCTTCGCTGCGCTGGAGCCCGACGCCAACGACCCCGATACGTCGGTGTTGGGGGTGTGGGTGCTGAAAGGGTACCGGCGGCGGGGCATCGGCCGCGAGCTGGCGCTCATGGCGCTGGAGTTCGCCCGAAGAAAGGGCTACCGGCGGCTGCGGGGCACCATACCTGAGGGAAACGAGGCGGCCCTGAGCTTTTTTGGCGAGCTGGGGTCCCTCGCTCAGGTCGTCGGAGGGGGCATGCAATACGAACTGCCGCTGTGA
- the carA gene encoding glutamine-hydrolyzing carbamoyl-phosphate synthase small subunit: MSERGFLVLEDGSVFPGRPFGAAAPAYGEVVFSTAMTGYQEMLTDPSYAGQILVLTYPLVGNYGINREDVESSRIQVRALVVREACPLPSHWASEMTLHEYLASQGVPGLEGVDTRALTRRLRSRGVMMGAIAIGESPEEALARLRSLPRYGTTDLVREVTTEEPYLWPEPPSPRFHVVVVDAGVKFNIMRLLRQRGCRVTVVPATTPGEDLLALGPDGLVLSPGPGDPALLDYLVRTVRPLVGRVPVLGICLGHQVIARAFGARTFKLKFGHRGANHPVKDLATGRVFITAQNHGYAVDPDGLRDGIQVSQVHLNDGTVEGLRHPELPLLTIQYHSEASPGPMDNVYIFDRFLEMVQAHKEAR; the protein is encoded by the coding sequence ATGAGCGAGCGGGGATTTCTGGTGCTGGAGGACGGGAGCGTCTTCCCCGGCCGACCCTTCGGCGCTGCTGCCCCGGCCTACGGCGAGGTTGTCTTCTCCACCGCCATGACCGGCTACCAGGAGATGCTCACCGACCCGTCCTATGCAGGCCAGATATTGGTCCTGACCTACCCCCTGGTGGGCAATTACGGCATCAATCGCGAGGATGTCGAGTCGTCGCGCATCCAGGTGCGGGCGCTGGTGGTGCGGGAGGCCTGTCCCCTGCCCTCCCACTGGGCATCGGAGATGACCCTGCACGAGTACCTGGCCTCCCAGGGGGTGCCCGGACTGGAGGGGGTGGACACCCGCGCCCTGACACGGCGACTGCGCTCACGAGGCGTCATGATGGGCGCCATCGCCATCGGCGAGTCGCCCGAGGAGGCCCTGGCCCGTCTGCGCTCCCTGCCCCGCTACGGCACCACCGACCTGGTGCGGGAGGTAACGACAGAGGAGCCTTACCTCTGGCCGGAGCCGCCTTCGCCCCGTTTTCATGTGGTGGTGGTGGATGCGGGCGTGAAGTTCAACATCATGCGCCTGCTGCGCCAGCGGGGCTGCCGGGTGACGGTGGTGCCGGCCACCACCCCCGGCGAAGACCTGCTGGCCCTGGGGCCTGACGGGCTGGTGTTGTCGCCCGGTCCTGGCGACCCGGCGTTGCTGGACTACCTGGTGCGCACTGTGCGACCGCTGGTGGGGAGGGTGCCCGTGCTGGGCATCTGTCTGGGGCATCAGGTCATCGCCCGTGCCTTCGGGGCGCGGACGTTCAAGTTGAAGTTCGGCCACCGGGGCGCTAACCACCCGGTGAAGGACCTGGCCACGGGACGGGTGTTCATCACCGCTCAGAACCACGGCTATGCGGTGGACCCCGACGGCCTGCGCGACGGCATTCAGGTCTCCCAGGTCCACCTGAACGATGGCACGGTGGAGGGGCTGCGGCACCCGGAGCTGCCGTTGCTGACCATTCAGTACCACTCCGAGGCCTCGCCGGGGCCTATGGACAACGTATACATCTTCGACCGCTTTCTGGAGATGGTGCAGGCACACAAGGAGGCGCGATGA